A section of the Streptomyces sp. Je 1-369 genome encodes:
- the thiD gene encoding bifunctional hydroxymethylpyrimidine kinase/phosphomethylpyrimidine kinase, translating into MTAPPRVLTVAGSDSGGGAGIQADLKTMLALGTHGMSVVTAVTAQNSLGVQGFWELPVEAVRAQYRSVVDDIGVQAVKTGMLASAALVETVAELLAGTDAPAVVDPVGVSKHGDSLLAASALDSVRTQLLPAATVATPNLDEVAQLTGIEVDSEDGLRRAADAVLAYGPKWVLIKGGHLRGDAVDLLTDGSEEHVLRAPRHDNRHTHGTGCTLASAIASQLAKGQGVPEAVMAAKEYVTGAIAAGFALGGGIGPVDHGWRFRADPHNG; encoded by the coding sequence GTGACCGCGCCGCCACGTGTCCTGACCGTCGCCGGATCCGACTCCGGCGGCGGCGCCGGCATCCAGGCCGACCTGAAGACGATGCTCGCCCTCGGCACGCACGGCATGAGCGTCGTCACGGCTGTCACCGCGCAGAACTCCCTGGGCGTGCAGGGGTTCTGGGAGCTTCCGGTGGAGGCGGTGCGGGCCCAGTACCGCAGCGTCGTCGACGACATCGGCGTACAGGCCGTGAAGACCGGCATGCTCGCCTCGGCCGCACTGGTCGAGACGGTCGCAGAGCTGCTCGCGGGCACGGACGCGCCCGCGGTCGTCGACCCGGTCGGCGTCTCCAAGCACGGCGACTCGCTGCTCGCCGCTTCCGCGCTGGACTCGGTCCGCACGCAACTGCTGCCCGCCGCCACGGTCGCGACCCCCAACCTCGACGAGGTGGCGCAGCTCACCGGTATCGAGGTCGACTCGGAGGACGGCCTGCGGCGAGCGGCGGACGCCGTCCTCGCGTACGGGCCGAAGTGGGTCCTCATCAAGGGCGGCCATCTCCGCGGCGACGCCGTGGACCTGCTCACCGACGGCTCCGAGGAGCACGTCCTGCGCGCCCCGCGGCACGACAACCGCCACACGCACGGCACGGGCTGCACCCTGGCCAGCGCGATCGCGTCTCAGCTGGCGAAGGGACAGGGCGTGCCGGAGGCCGTCATGGCGGCCAAGGAGTACGTGACCGGGGCCATCGCGGCCGGATTCGCACTCGGCGGCGGGATCGGCCCGGTGGATCACGGCTGGCGGTTCCGGGCGGACCCGCACAACGGCTGA
- a CDS encoding winged helix-turn-helix transcriptional regulator codes for MEPTVGGEPTDLAYDVFSRQCPSRGTLEHITGRWGGLTLGALHDGTFRFNELRRRVDGVSEKMLSQTLHALERDGLVRRDARPTNPPRVDYALTPLGREVAERLLALIHFVESRQDDVVRAQERYDATRGGR; via the coding sequence ATGGAACCGACCGTCGGTGGGGAACCGACTGACCTCGCGTACGACGTGTTCTCCCGCCAGTGCCCCTCGCGGGGCACGCTGGAGCACATCACGGGACGCTGGGGCGGGCTCACCCTGGGTGCGCTGCACGACGGCACGTTCCGCTTCAACGAGCTGCGACGTCGCGTCGACGGCGTGAGCGAGAAGATGCTTTCGCAGACGCTGCACGCGCTGGAGCGCGACGGCCTGGTGCGCCGGGACGCGCGGCCGACCAACCCGCCGCGTGTGGACTACGCGCTCACCCCGCTGGGCCGGGAGGTCGCCGAGCGGCTGCTGGCGCTGATCCACTTCGTGGAGAGTCGGCAGGACGACGTGGTGCGGGCGCAGGAGCGCTACGACGCGACGCGCGGCGGCCGCTGA
- the rnc gene encoding ribonuclease III codes for MRGTVSSPKKAEDAKKPAETTASSHTLLEGRLGYKLESALLVRALTHRSYAYENGGLPTNERLEFLGDSVLGLVVTDTLYRTHPDLPEGQLAKLRAAVVNSRALAEVSRGLELGSFIRLGRGEEGTGGRDKASILADTLEAVIGAVYLDQGLDAAGELVHRLFDPLIEKSSNLGAGLDWKTSLQELTATESLGVPEYLVTESGPDHEKTFTAAARVGGVSYGTGTGRSKKEAEQQAAESAWRAIRAAADERIKAAEAAAAARSEGTADTPSV; via the coding sequence GTGAGAGGCACCGTGTCTAGCCCCAAGAAGGCGGAAGACGCCAAGAAACCGGCGGAGACAACGGCCTCGTCCCACACGCTTCTGGAAGGGCGGCTCGGGTACAAGCTCGAGTCCGCCCTTCTGGTGCGTGCGCTGACCCACCGTTCGTACGCGTACGAGAACGGCGGTCTGCCGACGAATGAGCGTCTGGAGTTCCTCGGGGACTCGGTGCTCGGCCTCGTCGTCACGGACACGCTGTACCGGACCCACCCCGACCTGCCCGAAGGCCAGCTGGCCAAGTTGCGGGCCGCGGTGGTCAATTCGCGTGCGTTGGCGGAGGTCAGCCGTGGCCTCGAACTCGGCTCCTTCATCCGGCTCGGCCGGGGTGAAGAGGGCACGGGAGGCAGGGACAAGGCATCCATCCTCGCCGACACCCTCGAAGCGGTGATCGGAGCGGTCTATCTGGACCAGGGTCTGGACGCCGCGGGTGAGCTGGTGCACCGGCTCTTCGACCCGTTGATCGAAAAGTCCTCGAACCTGGGCGCGGGCCTGGACTGGAAGACCAGTCTGCAGGAGCTCACCGCGACGGAGAGCCTCGGCGTGCCCGAGTATCTCGTCACGGAGAGCGGCCCCGACCACGAGAAGACTTTCACTGCTGCCGCCCGCGTCGGAGGCGTCTCGTACGGCACCGGCACCGGCCGCAGCAAGAAGGAAGCGGAGCAGCAGGCCGCCGAGTCCGCGTGGCGTGCGATCCGCGCCGCGGCGGACGAGCGGATCAAGGCGGCCGAGGCCGCCGCTGCCGCCCGGTCCGAGGGGACCGCCGACACCCCCTCGGTCTGA
- the rpmF gene encoding 50S ribosomal protein L32, whose protein sequence is MAVPKRKMSRSNTRHRRSQWKAAVPTLVSCERCQEPKQQHIACPSCGTYNKRQVLEV, encoded by the coding sequence GTGGCTGTTCCGAAGCGGAAGATGTCGCGCAGCAACACGCGCCACCGCCGGTCGCAGTGGAAGGCTGCGGTCCCCACCCTGGTTTCGTGTGAGCGTTGCCAGGAGCCCAAGCAGCAGCACATCGCGTGCCCGAGCTGCGGCACCTACAACAAGCGCCAGGTCCTCGAGGTCTGA
- the coaD gene encoding pantetheine-phosphate adenylyltransferase yields MRRAVCPGSFDPITNGHLDIIARASKLYDVVHVAVMINQSKKGLFEIEERIEMIRQVTADFGNVEVESFHGLLVDFCKQRDIPAIVKGLRAVSDFDYELQMAQMNNGLSGVETLFVPTNPTYSFLSSSLVKEVAAWGGDVAHLLPPLVHEALVERLGKK; encoded by the coding sequence TTGCGCCGCGCCGTCTGTCCGGGGTCATTCGACCCCATCACCAATGGACACCTCGACATCATCGCCCGCGCCTCCAAGCTGTACGACGTGGTGCACGTCGCGGTGATGATCAATCAGTCGAAGAAGGGCCTGTTCGAGATCGAGGAGCGGATCGAGATGATCCGCCAGGTCACCGCCGACTTCGGCAACGTCGAGGTGGAGTCCTTCCACGGCCTCCTCGTCGACTTCTGCAAGCAGCGCGACATCCCGGCCATCGTCAAGGGCCTGCGCGCGGTCAGCGACTTCGACTACGAACTCCAGATGGCCCAGATGAACAACGGCCTCTCGGGCGTCGAGACCCTGTTCGTGCCGACGAACCCCACCTACAGCTTCCTCTCCTCCTCGCTGGTCAAGGAGGTCGCCGCCTGGGGCGGCGACGTCGCGCACCTGCTGCCGCCACTGGTCCACGAGGCCCTGGTCGAACGCCTGGGCAAGAAGTGA
- a CDS encoding cell division initiation protein, with amino-acid sequence MDVQKKIDEIVQAVGSARSMPMSASCVVNRADLLSMLEEVRQALPGSLAQAQELIGGREQLVEQARQEAERIIESAHAERGSLISDTEVARNSQGEAERILAEARQAAEEVRVEADDYVDSKLANFEVVLTKTLGSVGRGREKLLGTGPGLDEQGYEDEDAPERSHDPETLRRNADAYVDAKLGAFEAVLAKTLEAVGRGRQTLHGRAPADELGTLGEGAATQGHTTDAEYLADLAGPSPARRPSPAAEPVPPQPAQAPPIPAQQPYAPPQQQPDPYGYPQHDGYQQQDQYAYQQPYGQQDPYAYQQHDQYGYQQQGYEQPRYETPSATPAGTPAATLEEASLFDTTMISAEQLRQYEEGRRQH; translated from the coding sequence GTGGACGTGCAGAAGAAGATCGACGAGATCGTCCAGGCGGTCGGCAGCGCCCGGTCCATGCCCATGTCGGCCTCGTGCGTGGTCAACCGCGCCGATCTGCTCTCGATGCTCGAAGAGGTGCGCCAGGCCCTGCCGGGCTCCCTCGCCCAGGCCCAGGAGCTCATCGGCGGCCGCGAGCAGCTCGTCGAGCAGGCCCGCCAGGAGGCCGAGCGGATCATCGAGTCCGCGCACGCCGAACGCGGCTCCCTGATCTCCGACACCGAGGTCGCCCGCAACTCGCAGGGCGAGGCCGAGCGCATCCTCGCGGAGGCCCGCCAGGCCGCCGAAGAGGTCCGCGTCGAGGCCGACGACTACGTGGACAGCAAGCTCGCCAACTTCGAGGTCGTCCTCACCAAGACCCTCGGCTCGGTCGGCCGCGGCCGCGAGAAGCTCCTCGGCACCGGACCCGGCCTCGACGAGCAGGGTTACGAGGACGAGGACGCCCCCGAGCGCAGCCACGACCCCGAGACGCTGCGCCGCAACGCCGACGCGTACGTGGACGCGAAGCTCGGCGCCTTCGAGGCCGTCCTCGCCAAGACCCTCGAAGCCGTCGGCCGCGGCCGCCAGACCCTGCACGGCAGGGCCCCCGCCGACGAGCTCGGAACCCTGGGCGAGGGCGCCGCCACCCAGGGCCACACCACCGACGCCGAGTACCTCGCGGACCTCGCGGGCCCGTCGCCCGCCAGAAGGCCGTCCCCCGCCGCGGAGCCCGTCCCGCCGCAGCCCGCCCAGGCCCCGCCGATCCCGGCACAGCAGCCCTACGCGCCGCCGCAGCAGCAGCCCGATCCGTACGGCTACCCGCAGCACGACGGGTACCAGCAGCAGGACCAGTACGCGTACCAGCAGCCGTACGGCCAGCAGGATCCGTACGCGTACCAGCAGCACGACCAGTACGGCTACCAGCAGCAGGGCTACGAACAGCCTCGCTACGAGACGCCGTCCGCGACGCCCGCCGGGACGCCGGCCGCGACGCTCGAAGAGGCCAGCCTCTTCGACACGACCATGATCAGTGCCGAGCAGCTCCGCCAGTACGAGGAGGGGCGCCGGCAGCACTGA
- the rpmB gene encoding 50S ribosomal protein L28 codes for MAANCDVCGKGPGFGNNISHSHRRTPRRWNPNIQRVRAVVSGTPKRLNACTSCIKAGKVSR; via the coding sequence GTGGCTGCCAACTGCGACGTCTGTGGCAAGGGGCCGGGCTTCGGCAACAACATCTCGCACTCGCACCGCCGTACGCCCCGTCGCTGGAACCCGAACATCCAGCGTGTGCGTGCCGTGGTGAGCGGGACGCCGAAGCGCCTCAACGCTTGCACCTCGTGCATCAAGGCCGGCAAGGTCTCGCGCTGA
- the rsmD gene encoding 16S rRNA (guanine(966)-N(2))-methyltransferase RsmD, whose protein sequence is MTRVIAGTAGGRRLAVPPGNGTRPTSDRAREGLFSTWQALQGTLDGARVLDLYAGSGAVGLEALSRGAAHTLLVEADARAARTIRENVKAVGLPGADVRAGKAAQIIQGGAPTTPYDLVFLDPPYAVTDDDLREILLTLRSEGWLTDDALVTVERSTRGGVFGWPEGFEALRSRRYGEGTFWYGRAASTCDDSAIAP, encoded by the coding sequence ATGACCCGCGTGATCGCCGGCACGGCCGGCGGACGCCGCCTGGCCGTCCCGCCGGGCAACGGCACCCGCCCCACGTCCGACCGCGCGCGCGAAGGCCTCTTCTCCACCTGGCAGGCCCTCCAGGGCACGCTCGACGGCGCCCGCGTCCTCGACCTGTACGCGGGCTCCGGCGCCGTCGGCCTGGAGGCGCTCTCCCGCGGCGCCGCCCACACTCTGCTCGTCGAGGCCGACGCCCGCGCGGCCCGCACCATCCGCGAGAACGTGAAGGCGGTCGGCCTGCCCGGCGCCGACGTGCGGGCGGGCAAAGCCGCCCAGATCATCCAGGGGGGTGCCCCCACCACCCCGTACGACCTGGTCTTCCTCGACCCTCCGTACGCCGTCACTGATGACGATCTTCGGGAGATCCTCCTCACACTCCGCTCGGAAGGCTGGCTCACGGACGACGCGCTCGTCACCGTTGAACGCAGTACAAGAGGCGGTGTCTTCGGCTGGCCGGAGGGTTTCGAGGCCCTCAGGTCCCGTCGCTACGGCGAAGGGACGTTTTGGTACGGTCGCGCCGCCTCTACGTGCGACGACTCAGCGATCGCGCCATGA
- the recG gene encoding ATP-dependent DNA helicase RecG produces the protein MDLVPALEEPLKKVVGPATAKVMAEHLDLHTVGDLLHHYPRRYAERGELTRLADLPLDEHVTVVAQVASARILKFNGGRGQRLEVTITDGSGQVQLVFFGRGIHKPHKDLLPGTRAMFAGKVSVFNRKMQLAHPAYELLRGDGDEAGETVGSWAGAQLPIYPATAKLESWKIAKSVDMVLPSAQEAQDPLPPSLRDGRGLIPLPEALLKIHRPHSKADIEAARDRLKWDEAFVLQVALARRRYADAQLPAVARRPKAGGLLDAFDAKLPFTLTEGQEKVSKEIFDDLATEHPMHRLLQGEVGSGKTMVALRAMLAVVDAGGQAAMLAPTEVLAQQHHRSIVEMMGELAEGGMLGGTEHATKVTLLTGSMGAATRRQALLDLVTGEAGIVIGTHALIEDKVQFHDLGLVVVDEQHRFGVEQRDALRGKGKQPPHLLVMTATPIPRTVAMTVFGDLETSVLDQLPAGRSPIASHVVPAEDKPHFLARAWERVREEVENGHQAYVVCPRIGDDADDAADAKKAKKKAEEEATAEKRPPLAVVEVAEQLARGPLSGLKVEVLHGRMQPDDKDAVMRRFAAGETQVLVATTVIEVGVNVPNATAMVIMDADRFGVSQLHQLRGRVGRGSAPGLCLLVTDMPEASPARGRLGAVAATLDGFELSRIDLEQRREGDVLGQAQSGVRSSLRMLAVIDDEEIIAAAREEAVSVVADDPDLEGLPALRTALDALLDAEREQYLDKG, from the coding sequence ATGGATCTCGTGCCTGCGCTCGAAGAACCCCTGAAGAAAGTGGTCGGCCCCGCCACCGCGAAGGTGATGGCCGAGCACCTCGACCTGCACACGGTCGGCGACCTCCTGCACCACTACCCCCGGCGGTACGCGGAGCGCGGCGAGCTCACCCGCCTCGCCGACCTCCCCCTGGACGAGCACGTCACGGTGGTCGCCCAGGTCGCGAGCGCACGCATCCTGAAGTTCAACGGCGGCCGCGGCCAGCGCCTCGAAGTCACGATCACCGACGGCAGCGGCCAGGTCCAGCTCGTCTTCTTCGGCCGCGGCATCCACAAGCCGCACAAGGACCTGCTGCCCGGCACCCGCGCGATGTTCGCGGGCAAGGTGTCGGTCTTCAACCGCAAGATGCAGCTGGCCCACCCGGCGTACGAACTGCTGCGGGGCGACGGCGACGAGGCGGGCGAGACCGTCGGCTCCTGGGCCGGCGCCCAGCTGCCCATCTATCCGGCCACCGCCAAGCTGGAGTCCTGGAAGATCGCCAAGTCGGTCGACATGGTCCTGCCCAGCGCCCAGGAGGCCCAGGACCCGCTGCCGCCCTCCCTCCGCGACGGACGCGGCCTGATCCCGCTCCCCGAAGCCCTCCTGAAGATCCACCGCCCGCACTCCAAGGCGGACATCGAGGCCGCCCGCGACCGCCTCAAGTGGGACGAGGCCTTCGTTCTCCAAGTAGCCCTGGCCCGGCGGCGGTACGCGGACGCGCAGCTCCCCGCCGTGGCCCGCAGGCCCAAGGCGGGCGGCCTCCTCGACGCGTTCGACGCCAAGCTGCCCTTCACGCTCACCGAGGGCCAGGAGAAGGTCTCCAAGGAGATCTTCGACGACCTCGCGACCGAGCACCCGATGCATCGCCTCCTTCAGGGAGAGGTCGGTTCGGGCAAGACGATGGTCGCGCTGCGCGCCATGCTCGCCGTCGTGGACGCGGGCGGACAGGCCGCGATGCTCGCGCCCACCGAAGTCCTCGCACAGCAGCACCACCGCTCCATCGTGGAGATGATGGGCGAGCTGGCCGAGGGCGGCATGCTGGGCGGCACCGAGCACGCCACCAAGGTCACGCTGCTCACCGGCTCCATGGGAGCGGCCACCCGCAGGCAGGCACTGCTCGACCTGGTCACCGGAGAGGCCGGGATCGTCATCGGCACCCATGCACTCATCGAGGACAAGGTCCAGTTCCACGACCTGGGCCTCGTCGTCGTCGACGAGCAGCACCGCTTCGGTGTGGAGCAGCGCGACGCCCTGCGGGGCAAGGGCAAGCAGCCCCCGCACCTCCTGGTCATGACGGCCACGCCCATCCCGCGCACGGTCGCGATGACCGTCTTCGGCGACCTGGAGACGTCCGTCCTCGACCAGCTCCCCGCGGGACGCTCGCCGATCGCCAGCCACGTCGTCCCCGCCGAGGACAAGCCCCACTTCCTCGCCCGCGCGTGGGAGCGCGTGCGCGAAGAGGTGGAGAACGGCCACCAGGCGTACGTGGTGTGCCCCCGCATCGGCGACGACGCCGACGACGCCGCGGATGCCAAGAAGGCCAAGAAGAAGGCCGAGGAGGAGGCCACTGCCGAGAAGCGGCCCCCGCTCGCGGTCGTCGAGGTCGCCGAGCAGCTCGCCCGCGGCCCGCTGAGCGGCCTGAAGGTCGAGGTCCTGCACGGCCGCATGCAGCCCGACGACAAGGACGCCGTGATGCGCCGCTTCGCCGCGGGCGAGACGCAGGTCCTCGTCGCGACGACGGTCATCGAGGTCGGCGTGAACGTACCGAACGCCACCGCCATGGTGATCATGGACGCGGACCGTTTCGGCGTCTCCCAGCTGCACCAGCTCCGCGGCCGCGTCGGCCGCGGCTCCGCCCCAGGACTCTGCCTCCTGGTCACCGACATGCCCGAGGCGAGCCCCGCCCGCGGCCGCCTCGGAGCCGTCGCCGCCACGCTCGACGGCTTCGAGCTCTCCCGCATCGACCTGGAGCAGCGCCGCGAGGGCGACGTGCTCGGCCAGGCCCAGTCCGGCGTCCGCTCCAGCCTGCGGATGCTCGCCGTCATCGACGACGAGGAGATCATCGCCGCCGCCCGCGAGGAAGCGGTCTCCGTGGTCGCCGACGACCCCGACCTCGAGGGGCTGCCCGCACTGCGCACCGCGCTGGACGCCCTCCTCGACGCGGAGCGCGAGCAGTACCTCGACAAGGGCTGA
- a CDS encoding DAK2 domain-containing protein produces MPQNLDAVAVRAWCRLALDALGRAREEIDSINVYPVADGDTGTNLYLTVESASQAVDAAFTGHEPALPSLAETVRAMAHGALIGARGNSGTILSQLLRGMAQVIGAEGEPGSEADHVGGRVLERALRQAAESAYQAVAHPVEGTVLTVATAAADAATGTGGDCGAVARAAYEGACAALDATPGQLAVLGRAGVVDAGGRGLVAVLGALTGALSGESLTPRSTAHLKGSLHAHAHARVEAVECEDVPGDGGGPAFEVIYLLEADDAAVTRLRARLDRLGDSLVVVGGDGLWNVHVHVDDAGAAVEAGVEAGRPHRIRITHFAADDAHTTTRRTAAQPPRERAQRAVVAVVPGEGLAGLYSEAGATTVPARVGEPPASGELVDAIRRAHAREVVLLPNDAELRHTAAAAAEQARTEGVRVALIPTRSAVQGIAALAVHEPDRRFDEDVVAMTSAAGATRYGELAVAERQSWTMAGICQTGDVLGLIDGDVAVIGSEVARTAVSVLDRMLSAGGEMVTLVLGESVPDNVAEHLEKHVRETYLAVDTVVYRGGRQSALLLIGVE; encoded by the coding sequence GTGCCGCAGAACCTCGACGCGGTCGCGGTGCGCGCCTGGTGCCGACTGGCTCTGGACGCCCTCGGCAGGGCCCGCGAGGAGATCGACTCGATCAACGTCTACCCGGTCGCCGACGGGGACACCGGGACGAACCTCTATCTGACCGTGGAATCCGCCTCCCAGGCGGTGGACGCGGCCTTCACGGGCCACGAGCCCGCCCTCCCCTCGCTGGCCGAGACGGTGCGCGCGATGGCGCACGGAGCGCTCATAGGCGCCCGCGGGAACTCGGGCACGATCCTGTCGCAGCTGCTGCGGGGGATGGCGCAGGTCATCGGCGCCGAGGGGGAGCCGGGCAGTGAGGCAGATCACGTCGGAGGGCGGGTCCTGGAGCGCGCACTGCGGCAGGCCGCCGAATCCGCGTACCAGGCGGTCGCCCACCCCGTGGAGGGCACCGTCCTGACGGTGGCCACCGCGGCCGCCGACGCGGCGACCGGCACCGGCGGCGACTGCGGAGCCGTGGCCAGGGCGGCGTACGAAGGGGCCTGCGCCGCGCTGGACGCGACCCCGGGACAGCTCGCGGTGCTCGGCCGCGCGGGAGTCGTCGACGCCGGCGGCCGGGGACTGGTGGCGGTCCTTGGAGCGCTGACGGGAGCCCTGTCGGGCGAGAGCCTCACGCCGAGGAGCACGGCACACCTCAAGGGGTCACTCCACGCCCACGCCCACGCGCGCGTGGAGGCCGTCGAGTGCGAGGACGTACCCGGCGACGGGGGCGGCCCCGCCTTCGAGGTGATCTACCTCCTGGAGGCGGACGACGCCGCCGTCACCCGGCTGCGGGCCCGCCTCGACCGGCTCGGCGACTCACTCGTCGTGGTCGGCGGCGACGGGCTCTGGAACGTCCACGTGCACGTCGACGACGCGGGAGCGGCCGTCGAGGCGGGCGTGGAGGCGGGCCGCCCCCACCGCATCCGCATCACCCACTTCGCGGCGGACGACGCACACACCACCACCCGGCGCACCGCCGCCCAGCCGCCCAGGGAACGCGCACAGCGGGCCGTCGTCGCCGTCGTGCCCGGGGAGGGTCTCGCGGGGCTGTACTCCGAGGCCGGGGCGACCACCGTGCCCGCGCGCGTGGGGGAGCCGCCCGCCAGCGGCGAACTCGTCGACGCGATCCGGCGGGCCCACGCCCGCGAGGTGGTCCTCCTGCCGAACGACGCCGAGCTGCGGCACACCGCGGCCGCCGCCGCGGAACAGGCCCGCACGGAAGGCGTACGCGTCGCGCTCATCCCCACCCGCTCCGCGGTCCAGGGCATCGCGGCCCTCGCCGTGCACGAGCCGGACCGCCGCTTCGACGAGGACGTCGTCGCCATGACCTCGGCGGCCGGCGCGACCCGGTACGGCGAACTGGCCGTCGCCGAGCGGCAGTCCTGGACCATGGCGGGCATCTGCCAGACCGGCGACGTGCTCGGCCTGATCGACGGCGACGTGGCCGTGATCGGCTCCGAGGTGGCCCGCACCGCCGTATCGGTCCTCGACCGGATGCTGTCGGCGGGCGGCGAGATGGTCACACTCGTACTCGGCGAATCCGTGCCCGACAACGTCGCGGAGCACCTGGAGAAGCACGTGCGCGAGACGTACCTGGCCGTCGACACCGTCGTCTACCGCGGCGGCCGCCAGTCGGCGCTGCTGCTGATCGGCGTGGAGTAG
- the mutM gene encoding bifunctional DNA-formamidopyrimidine glycosylase/DNA-(apurinic or apyrimidinic site) lyase, translating to MPELPEVEVVRRGLERWVSGRVVADVQVLHPRAVRRHVAGGADFGDRLAGHRIGLAQRRGKYLWLPLADSAQSVLAHLGMSGQLLVQPHEAPDEKHLRIRVRFADVQGTELRFVDQRTFGGLSLHDNTPDGLPDVIAHIARDPLDAAFDDDAFHGALRRRRTTIKRALLDQSLISGVGNIYADEALWRSKLHYERPTGTFTRPRTAELLGHVRDVMNAALAVGGTSFDSLYVNVNGESGYFDRSLDAYGRENEPCRRCGAAIRRQPWMNRSSYFCPRCQRPPRVAS from the coding sequence ATGCCCGAGTTGCCCGAAGTCGAAGTCGTCCGGCGCGGTCTTGAGCGCTGGGTCAGCGGGCGCGTCGTCGCCGACGTGCAGGTGCTGCATCCGCGTGCGGTGCGGCGGCACGTGGCGGGGGGCGCGGACTTCGGGGACCGGCTGGCCGGACACCGGATCGGTCTCGCGCAGCGGCGCGGCAAGTACCTGTGGCTGCCGCTCGCCGACTCCGCGCAGTCCGTCCTGGCCCATCTGGGCATGAGCGGGCAGCTGCTCGTGCAGCCCCACGAGGCGCCGGACGAGAAGCACCTGCGGATCCGGGTGCGCTTCGCCGACGTGCAGGGCACCGAGCTCCGCTTCGTCGACCAGCGCACCTTCGGCGGACTCTCGCTCCACGACAACACCCCCGACGGGCTCCCTGACGTCATCGCGCACATCGCCCGCGACCCGCTCGACGCCGCGTTCGACGACGACGCCTTCCATGGCGCGCTGCGCCGCAGGCGTACGACGATCAAGCGGGCGCTGCTCGACCAGTCGCTGATCAGCGGGGTCGGCAACATCTACGCGGACGAGGCGCTGTGGCGCTCGAAGCTGCACTACGAACGGCCCACCGGCACGTTCACGCGCCCGCGCACGGCCGAACTCCTGGGCCACGTAAGGGACGTGATGAACGCGGCCCTCGCCGTCGGCGGCACCAGCTTCGACAGTCTCTACGTCAACGTGAACGGCGAATCGGGGTACTTCGACCGGTCGTTGGACGCCTACGGCCGGGAGAACGAGCCGTGCCGCCGCTGCGGCGCCGCGATCCGCAGGCAGCCCTGGATGAACAGGTCCAGCTACTTCTGCCCGCGCTGTCAGCGGCCGCCGCGCGTCGCGTCGTAG
- a CDS encoding YceD family protein yields MDLQDSKAGTALSTRLDHRNPLVFDTHELGRRPGAMQRLTREIEAPGPPSAFGIEGVIGVPQGAPVELEIRLESVMEGVLVTGTARASAEGECVRCLEPLELELDADFQEMFSYPDADDRGRTAEPADDAEEDESRLYLEDGMFDLEPVLRDAVVLALPMQPVCQDDCPGLCSQCGVRLADDPDHHHDAVDIRWAALQGLAGTIQDGEKDEMSGAEAEAGVDEKQEK; encoded by the coding sequence ATGGACCTCCAGGATTCGAAAGCAGGAACAGCTCTGAGCACGCGCCTCGACCACCGAAACCCCCTCGTGTTCGACACACACGAGCTGGGGCGGCGTCCTGGTGCCATGCAGCGGCTGACCCGCGAGATCGAGGCGCCCGGTCCGCCGAGCGCCTTCGGCATCGAAGGAGTCATCGGAGTGCCGCAGGGCGCCCCGGTCGAGCTGGAGATCCGCCTTGAGTCGGTCATGGAAGGGGTGCTTGTCACAGGCACCGCCCGTGCATCGGCCGAGGGGGAGTGCGTAAGGTGTCTGGAGCCGCTCGAGCTCGAGCTCGACGCGGACTTCCAGGAGATGTTCTCGTACCCTGACGCCGACGACCGGGGCCGCACAGCGGAGCCGGCCGACGACGCCGAGGAAGACGAGAGCAGGCTCTACCTCGAGGACGGCATGTTCGACCTCGAGCCTGTGCTGCGTGATGCGGTGGTGCTCGCACTGCCGATGCAGCCGGTGTGCCAGGACGACTGTCCGGGCCTGTGCTCCCAGTGCGGAGTGCGGCTCGCGGACGACCCGGACCACCACCATGACGCCGTCGACATCCGTTGGGCGGCATTGCAGGGACTCGCTGGCACCATCCAGGACGGCGAGAAGGACGAGATGAGCGGCGCCGAAGCGGAAGCGGGCGTCGACGAGAAGCAGGAGAAGTAG